In Thunnus albacares chromosome 1, fThuAlb1.1, whole genome shotgun sequence, the DNA window TTGTCTGtactttttttctgactcaCTGAGAAAAGAAATCACACGTCATTGAACTTTGATGTAGATGTGCAAatcatatgaaaatgcatgtccTATTTCCCGTATTCAAATCCCATCGTTAGCGGCCGTGTCATTTGGCTTGTTACATCAGCCCACAGCTTACTTCTTGCACATCTTACTTCCTGGCATCTTAGCATATCTTTCCATCCACCCATGCATCTCATGACATACAGGTATCGGAAGGGCAGCCTTGTTATTGCCAACATCACACTGAATAGACCCCAGAGGTCAGTCTGAGGTCAATGTCTCCCGGTGGACTAACAACTGATCAAAAAGACGTCTACCCTTGTATACGCCCTGCCATCCTTTTCACTATTGCATCTTCAACTTCCCTTCCACAGATTTACTCTCCCACTCTGTCATAACCTTCTCCCCATCTAACCAACATGCTTCTAATAAAGCCCAGCTGGCACAGATACTGGCAACACCTCAGACAAAGCCAGAGAGGAATCATATGACAAAAGctgatccaaacacagcacTAAAGAAGGCTTaggcctcccccccccccccatcccccacatcttctcttcattttctaACATCCATCGTTAGTTCCCTCTTCTTTTGCTATTTCATGACAGCGTCCCTCTTCCGAAGGCCCACCCCCCCTAGTTCTCcccctcatctcacctctgccCAGCCTATGCTATAACTCTGGCTGTGGCTAACTTGTCTTGACAGCTCTTGTGTGTGCTGAGTAAAGGCAAACGCACCACAGGGTCAGGTAATGGCTCAGCTAAGTCCACCCCCTACCAGGACGTGGCCGTTGCAACAagttcaacaaaaacacacacactcacacacacccttttATCCCGTGGCCCCCCAGCTCAGCACAAAACACTCTACACCCATAATTCTGATCAATCTGACAGTACCCCAAACAAATTAGGCAGTAactgtgcacatgtgcacacagtgttcacacagatggaaattcatgcacacacatacaatattttGAGTTCAATTTCAAATAAATCCTTCTAAACgtctttaattttctgtttattgaattATGCATCGTGGGGGTGTCTAATGATTCAGCAGGCTCAAATATGATAAAGAGTATTTGTTGTATGTCATGCTGCTGCTCTCCTTCAATGTTTCCCATTTTTGTATTCTTTGATGTGCCAACTAAACAGgtaaaaaaatccacaaaaatacaaaccTAAAAGAAGTGTCTTCTGTGGTTTATGAATTTAGTACTCCAATAAGATAAAAccagcagtctccattattTACAAGTGCTATCCAATTAAGGTCTAATGTggaaacacattaacacacaacacagatgtctggaggaggaaaaaagacaaaagcccCCCTGTGTAGATCTGACATAGACAAATCACAAGAAACTAAATCTGAGTGAGAGCAAGTTTGTCAGTGGGATACTGTGTAACCCCCGATTCACTGCTCTGACCTGACGCTGGCACAGCTTCACAGGCACGAATGTGGCGCCAGAAACCGAACCCTTGAAACTCAACActgactcagacacacacacacacacacacacacacacacaaacacacacagtacagacacaTGTGTGACTCccaacccctccacctcctgctAACCCACACTCACTGCACCTCTACACTCCTCAACTGCACAAGCCCCTCCTTGCATGTatcctttaaaacacacacacacacacacacacaccgtgtCAACCCCAGCCAGTAGCATCTCTGTTGCATTAGCGTAGATTTCCTCCATGTTCATCTCCCTTGTAACGAGCATGTGCGTGAGCAGTCCCCCCTCCACCTTCTCTCCCCGCTCCAGCTGGGCCTTGATCTCTGTAAATCTCTTATCAATGTGAATAACGCCTGGgatcagacagagacagagaggatggGATGAATGGTGAGGGTGGAGTAGAGTAGAGGCgaggagggaagggaaggggaGTCGTGCAAGGGTggtgaaggaaaggaaaaagaggagagaacaggTTATGTAACAGAGGGACCCCATACTCCCACAATCCCATGGTAAAGCAGAAGAGATTTATATGCAAATCAACATTCCTTTCTATTGATGCCAGGCTACTTATCTACCAAAATTTGGCGAATACTCAACTAAGCCTGAACTTCACTGtttgggatttaaaaaaaaaaaaataccacagtGAATCCATTATcttacatatttacacatctaaAACAATTTATAAATGTCTTTTCAAAGATTGGGCATCGACTGAACTGGAGAAAGACATTCTGGAAACAAGTAATCTGTTGTGTGTCATCTCTCTAtcccatttgtttttttttgattatgcaaaaatatatattttcaaaatggGCTTTCATTAAAACccactcagaaaaaaaaagcacagcaaATCTTAAAAGGGGCATTCCACCAACTTTACATATAAAAGTCAGTTTACTTGTCATAGAGAGTACTACTCATCATGTGataacagttgtataatgtcctctgtggctgtagaggagctttgtcaagtctgttgatgatgtcattaatgTTATCTCAGCTTGGAGCCTAAAATTTATAACAAAGCCTCTGGAGCCTCCGCTGCTTCAATTGTGACCATTCTTTGTtatctgtctcttgtgagtccccAAGTGTTTTGAAAGTCTGAGCACAAAAATgctggagtgcccctttaatatGAGAGTAACCTCATTACTGTAAGCACATGGTCAACATAccagtataaaaaaaacacttatttgaCCATGTGGTGCGGACTTCTTACTGAATTTGAAGAGACCATCCCAGGAGTAACAGAACTCCTCCCACGGTTTGGGAATGATGGGCCGGAGCCACTTCGGGATCGCCCCGGCATACATGGTTGTCTTGAAGGAACTGAACATGAGGTGCAGTGCGTTGATGTAGTTTTGAGTTTCCTGGGGAATCTCATTTTCCAAACAGCCTAAACGACACTCGTACAAAATGGCTGCCACACCTGTAAAAgcaaaaggaaaagaggagggagaCAAATGATTTTCAATAATAATGTCTTCTGCACACAGCTTTCAAAGCTGCAATGATTCATTATCAGTCACTTCTTTCTTGATGTAAGAGTCACTGAACTGGCAAACCTTAGTTTGAGagtatttttctctttcatgtctattttctctctgctgttgcCCCTTCCTGCCTCTAGCGTTCTCAAGGATCTCCTGTGCACTTCATCTACACTACACCTGCATCCTTTTCCACATTTTCCTAAGCTTTAAGTGGATCCTCCCTGGCCATGTTCAATTCTTTGCTGGCTTTGTACTAACCTTCCATGGCATATTTGAAGAAGAGGTCATTGACGTTGAGGACAGTTGCTCCATCTGCCTCCTGAGTGCGTAGAATACAAACTCTCTTGACCAGGTCGTCTACCACTTTGTTAACATCATCGGAGAACACCGCCACATCACGTGGACGCATGATGAGCTGTCTGAGGACGCTCCGCATCTTTAGCCAATCTTCTCCCTCCCTAGAAAACGGGATACAGAAGATAAGGTGAATCGTCGGCCCAAGTTTTGTACAAGACATTCATAGACATGTAGAGGAAATTACCTGGTTATTTAAGAAGAAGCTATTGAAAAAGTGCAAGTATGGATGCCAAATGGGGCAGGTACGTTATTTCAGCGATTACAGTAATACAAAGCTGACTACTGAGAAGTAAAGAGTCCGTTCAGTAGAGGTGATCTGATCCGGGAAATGTAGTCAATTCACCGAGTTAAGTCAATAAACTTTGAGATTGTGATTATCCTTCCTGGCCCAAAGTAATTTACTCAAAAGATTAAAGGTTGAAAGGGACTCACGCCGAGATCAGGCCTGTGGAACGGCCTCTCATGTCTCTGTATTCCTTCCAGGAATCCATGTTAGCTCTTTGGGGAGCTGCACCCTCAGCCCTCAGCACCTGAGCCACCAGATCGCGGTCAGCGATTGAGACCACCAGCTGGGGTCCAAAACGGGATTTGAAAATTTTCCCATACTTCCTCCCGTGCTCCAGCTGTAAACAGAGACAGTAGTTAACTGATGGTCTCACTTTATTAGATATGGATATTTAAACCTTCATTTACCCACCATCCAAAAATGGACTTCCTCTATTTGTCAAACTGGTCTATCTGTTCTGTTGTCAAAGTACAACACTAAACTTGTCAGGTATGACAGCAGCGTATGACTCGACACACGTCTCTTTGTCTTAACTTTAGCCCTATATAATTGTCCCAGATGCAACACATATAATTACAAAAAGGTACCTGCATAACATTTAGGAGTAGTGTAATAGTACAGTATCAGTGGTGGTGGATACCTACAACAAATAAAGTACTGTTGACTGGAGATATGCCATAATCTATTTTGATTTTGTCCTCAATCGTTACTTCTTCAAATACAGATTCCAGAGAAATTTCTTAAGACATAAAATGTGATAATATCCCCATGTGTGTCATTTGGACTCATTTCCTCATCAAATGAAGAAACCATTGCTCATGAAAATGTCTGCCTGTGGTAAAATGAATATGTATGTTCAACTTTTACGTAACAAAACTGTGGTTTGGGGAGAAAAGAATATTTGCTTATTCATCAAGATCAAAGAGCTCAAAATCAAAGAGCACTGATTAGAGTGATTGTTTGAATCAGAGTAAATttgttgaaacaggaaaaagatgatgatgacattttaaaaagatgagtATATTCATCTGACTTTCCATTGTTTACTCTTATAAAACATGTGTCATGatagaaaatgtttaattatcaGTTTGTGTTACTTTTCACCACCAGAGGCTCATTCTTGCCCTGACATGTCAAAAGAAGACTTCACTCCACTTTTTCCGCCAATGACAACGATTACAAATAAAGAACCAATTAAGATTGACACCTCAGTTTGATTAATTTGCACATTTCCCACTTTTGAAGTTTTAGATATTTTCTCTACACACTGTGATTAAAGCGCCATATAATAATTTGCTATTacttgttaaagaaaaaaaaacaccttttaacTCACTTGTATACTATTACACAGCTCATACCTTGGAGTGGATAACCGACCAGCGACCAAACTCCTGGTGCGCTTTTACGCAACTGCCTGTGCCATTTTACGCATAAGTGGCAAATTTGGCTGACGCTGAGAAAACACAGGCTCTCGCCAAGGGTAGACAATACAAAGACATATTTTAATCTGTGAAACAAAATGGGGAAAAGCAACAATATGGGCAGCATTACCTGAATTTCATGAATTCTGCCAAAACCGTCTCTCCAGAAGAACTCGATCAAGTTGGATAAGGTGCTGGGTCCAGGCATCTCCTTCAGGGTCTTGATTCTGGCTTTCTCGCCGACATCTGTCGGTGTGATCAATCTTTCAGGCATGGCCTCTTCTCCAGCCGCGGACATCCCAAAAGCCTTGCTGGCTGCTGACTTGTGCAGGGCGcgtaaaatgaaaaacagctggTTATTCAGCCGGTCGCCTTTTAGATTCTTCCAACATGTTGTCATAAACTGTTTCGGGAAAGCCATCATTTGCTTTTATGGATACTTTTCGGCGTTTCCGTGCGCAAAAAAAAGATCGAGTTTTTTTGCAAAGTTTAAAAGCGCAGAATTTACATCTGCAAATGCATGATCCTGGCACGTGTGAAACAAGCCCAGCCTGTATGGTAATGTAATGCTAGATGGGTCTATTGTGGAACGCTTTTATATAGCTAGTTGCTTGTACAACCTCAGACGTGGAAGAGGATTGGATGATCGCTTCACAAAAAAGGGAGGGATAACTCTGTATTCGGGTATGGGCGTTCCCCCCCCCCTAAAAAAAGCTTTTGGGTTCATTCTTTCATTGGAAGAGTGGATTACAACGTGCCAAAACACAGTTACATCACACCAATCAATCAGCATGTGTGCACGCGACCCCAAcccctgcaaacacacacacacacacacacacacacatacacactgaacaTAAATGTGATTAGCGTCACATGAAACCGAATTACATGTAATATATTTGtccaaaaaaaagtaaagtaccTCCCACAGTATGGCTCATGTAAGCACACGCACATGTTCAGAGAGAGGTGATTTCACAAATCATCAGCTGTTTACACCTACATATGTAACTGCTCACTGGTTTGttaatgtttagcaggtatattTTAAGAAGTAgcctgctgattggctggataTAAT includes these proteins:
- the LOC122982957 gene encoding cytochrome P450 27C1, which produces MMAFPKQFMTTCWKNLKGDRLNNQLFFILRALHKSAASKAFGMSAAGEEAMPERLITPTDVGEKARIKTLKEMPGPSTLSNLIEFFWRDGFGRIHEIQLEHGRKYGKIFKSRFGPQLVVSIADRDLVAQVLRAEGAAPQRANMDSWKEYRDMRGRSTGLISAEGEDWLKMRSVLRQLIMRPRDVAVFSDDVNKVVDDLVKRVCILRTQEADGATVLNVNDLFFKYAMEGVAAILYECRLGCLENEIPQETQNYINALHLMFSSFKTTMYAGAIPKWLRPIIPKPWEEFCYSWDGLFKFSVIHIDKRFTEIKAQLERGEKVEGGLLTHMLVTREMNMEEIYANATEMLLAGVDTTSFTLSWATYLLARHPHIQQQIFTEVTKALGPGTIATADDVPHLPLIRGLVKETLRLFPVLPGNGRVTQDDLVVGGYFIPKGTQLALCHYSTSMDGENFADASDFRPDRWIRKDNTDRVDNFGSIPFGYGIRSCIGRRIAELEMHLALTRLIQKFHIGISPDTDDIKAKTHGLLCPGAPIHLQFTDREN